In the genome of Streptomyces sp. SLBN-118, the window TCTTCCCCGGCAACGAGGAGATCGAGCGCAAGGTCCTCAACGCCACCCGCTGGAACGCCGCGGTGATGGTCTCCCGCGCGCAGCGCCCGGGTATCGGCGTCGGCGGCCACATCGCCACCTTCGCCTCCTCCGCCTCCCTCTACGACGTGGGCTTCAACCACTTCTTCCGCGGCAAGGACCAGGGCGACGGCGGCGACCAGATCTTCTTCCAGGGGCACGCGTCCCCCGGTATCTACGCCCGCGCCTTCATGCTCGACCGGCTCAGCGAGGGGAACCTCGACGCCTTCCGCCAGGAGAAGTCCAAGGCCCCCGACGGCCTGTCCAGCTACCCGCACCCGCGGCTGATGCCGGACTTCTGGGAGTTCCCGACCGTCTCGATGGGCCTCGGCCCCATCGGCGCGATCTTCCAGGCACGGATGAACCGCTACATGGAGGCGCGCGGTATTGCCGACACCTCCAGGTCGCATGTCTGGGCCTTCCTCGGCGACGGCGAGATGGACGAGCCCGAGTCGCTGGGCCAGCTCTCCATCGCCGCCCGCGAGGGCCTGGACAATCTGACCTTCGTCGTCAACTGCAACCTGCAGCGTCTCGACGGGCCTGTGCGTGGCAACGGCAAGATCATCCAGGAGCTGGAGTCCCAGTTCCGAGGCGCCGGCTGGAACGTCATCAAGCTCGTCTGGGACCGCTCCTGGGACCCGCTGCTCGCGCAGGACCGCGACGGCGTGCTGGTCAACAAGCTGAACACCACCCCTGACGGCCAGTTCCAGACGTACGCCACCGAGACCGGCGCGTACATCCGCCAGCACTTCTTCGGCGAGGACCACCGGCTGCGCGCCATGGTCGAGAACATGACCGACGACCAGATCCTGCACCTGGGACGCGGCGGCCACGACCACAAGAAGGTCTATGCGGCGTATGCGGCGGCCAAGGCCCACGCGGGCCAGCCGACCGTGATCCTCGCCCAGACGGTCAAGGGCTGGACCCTCGGCCCGAACTTCGAGGGCCGCAACGCGACGCACCAGATGAAGAAGCTGACGGTCGACGACCTCAAGCGCTTCCGCGACCGTCTGCACATCCCGATCACGGACCAGCAGCTGGAGAGCGGCGCGCCGCCGTACTACCACCCGGGCCGCGACTCGGAGGAGATCCAGTACATGCACGACCGCCGCAAGGCGCTGGGCGGGTACGTCCCGACCCGTGTCGTGCGGTCCCAGCCGCTGGTCCTGCCCGAGAGCAAGACGTACGCCCCGGTCAAGAAGGGATCCGGCCAGCAGTCGATCGCCACCACCATGGCGTTCGTACGGCTGCTCAAGGACCTGATGCGGGACAAGGAGATCGGCAAGCGCTTCGTGCTGATCGCGCCCGACGAGTACCGCACGTTCGGAATGGACTCGTTCTTCCCGAGCGCCAAGATCTACAACCCGCTGGGGCAGCAGTACGAAGCCGTGGACCGTGAGCTGCTGCTCGCGTACAAGGAGTCGCCGACCGGCCAGATGCTGCACGACGGCATCTCCGAGGCGGGCTGCACGGCCTCACTGATCGCCGCCGGTTCGGCGTACGCCACGCACGGCGAGCCGCTGATCCCGGTGTACGTCTTCTACTCGATGTTCGGCTTCCAGCGCACCGGCGACCAGTTCTGGCAGATGGCCGACCAGCTCGCGCGCGGCTTCGTCCTGGGCGCGACCGCGGGCCGCACGACGCTGACCGGTGAGGGCCTGCAGCATGCGGACGGCCACTCCCAGCTGCTGGCCTCGACGAACCCGGGCTGTGTCGCGTACGACCCGGCCTTCGGTTTCGAGATCGCGCACATCGTCGAGGACGGTCTGCGCCGGATGTACGGCTCCTCCGAGGAGCACCCGCACGGCGAGGACGTCTTCTACTACCTCACCGTCTACAACGAGCCGATCCAGCACCCGGCCGAGCCCGAGAACGTCGACGCCGAGGGCATCCTCAAGGGCATCTACCGCTTCAAGGCGGGCGAGGCCGGTGCGATCCCCGCTCAGATCATGGCCTCGGGTGTGGCCGTGCCATGGGCGGTCGAGGCGCAGAAGATCCTCGCCGAGGAGTGGAACGTACGCGCCGACGTGTGGTCGGCGACGTCCTGGAACGAACTGCGCCGCGAGGCCGTCGAGGTCGAGCAGCACAACCTCCTGCACCCCGAGGAGGAGCAGCGCGTCCCCTACGTAACGCAGAAGCTCTCCGGCGCCGAGGGCCCGTTCGTGGCCGTCTCGGACTGGATGCGCTCGGTCCCGGACCAGATCTCGCGCTGGGTTCCCGGCACCTACCAGTCGCTGGGTGCCGACGGCTTCGGCTTCGCGGACACCCGGGGCGCGGCGCGGCGCTTCTTCCACATCGACCCGCAGTCGATCGTCCTCGCCGTGCTCACCGAACTCGCGCGTGAGGGCAAGGTCGACCGCTCGGTTCTGAAGCAGGCGGTGGACCGCTACCAGCTGCTCGACGTGGCCGCGGCGGACCCGGGCGCGGCCGGCGGCGACGCGTAGCACCTGTCGGCGTGAAGGCGGCGGGACCCGGCCGGGTCCCGCCGCCTTCACGCGTCTCTAGCATGCAGGCATGAAGCAGCGAACAGCGCAGGTCCGCTGGGAACAGCGCATGCAGACCCCCCTTCTGGTGCTCGCCGTCGCGTTCGGCCTCGCGTACGCCGCGCCGATCGTGGCGCCCGACGCCAACGGGTGGGTGATAACGCTCTGCACGATCACCGAGTGGGTGGTGTGGGGGACCTTCGCCGTCGACTACCTCGTACGGCTGGCGCTGGCACCGGCCAAGTGGCTTTTCGCACGCAAGCATCCGCTGGACCTGGTGGCGGTGGTGCTGCCGCTGGTGCAGCCGCTGCGCCTGCTGCGGGTCGTCTCGACGCTGCTGCTGGTGGGCCGCCGGGCCAGGATGGCACCGCAGATCACTCTGACGACGTATGTCGGTGGCGCGGTGGTGGGGCTGATGATGTTCGGCTCGCTTGCCGTACTGCATGTGGAGAGGGACGCGCCGAACGGGAACATCAAGACGCTCGGTGATGCGGTGTGGTGGTCGTTCACCACGATGACGACGGTCGGGTACGGCGATCATGCGCCGACGACGGGTCTGGGGCGGGTGCTCGCGGTCGGGCTGATGATTTCGGGGATCGCGCTGCTCGGTGTCGTCACCGCCAATATCGCGGCATGGTTCATCTCCCGCTTCGAGCGGGACGACGCCGAGGAACGCAAGCAGACGGCGCTGCTCCAGGCGCTGGCGGCGGAAGTGCGGGCGCTGCGGGAGCAGGTGGCCGCGCTGTCACAGGCCGGGGCGGTCACGGAGCTTCCTGCAACGGCGGTGCAGGCGGAAGCCGGGGCGGGCGCCATGCCCACCCCGGCCGGTCTGTCCGACGAGCCTGCGGTGCGTGGCTGACGATCACCACATCCCGCTTGCGGGAACCGTGGCTCCCGCGAGCCAGACGATCGCCAGCAGGGTGTCGATGCCGCCGAGCACGACTGCCGCCAGTGCCGGGACCGGCTGTGCACCGTTCCAGCGGCGGCCCATACCGAGCCATCCGCAGACGATCGCGATCGGGCCGAGGACGATCCCCAGCACGAAGAAACCGGCGATCGCACAGATCAGGCCGATGATTCCGAGTGCCGCGCGATCCGGCCCGCTCCTCGACCAGTTCCGGCCGCGTGAGCGGGGGTGCCTGCGCGTTGTGTGTCCGAAGCCCGCCATCATCACTCCTCGAGTCGTCGAATCGGGGCTCGGAGAGCGGGTACCCCGCTTCAGCGTTCCCAGACCTTGAACGCCCTGACCCGGTACGGGGATTGGGGCACCCAGGTGCCATCGCCCGGGTAGGTCTCGAACTCGCCGGTCTCCTCGCACTCCTGCGACTGGTACGTGGTGACCGGCCGCCCGGTCCGGTTGGCGAGTGCCTCGGCGCTGGTGCCGGGCGGCAGCGGAACACAGCTCTCGACATCGGTGCCGTAGAGCTCATGGACCTGGCGGATGCCCTTGAAGTCCCCTTTCTCCCACAGGCACAACTCGCCCACCGCGCACTCCCCGAGGCGGGGTGGCGCGGCGGCAGCCGTCTGCGGCGCCAGTAGGGCTGCGGCCAGGACTCCGGCCGTGAAGATCATGCGCATGTCGGTAACCCCCGTGTCGTACTGATCACTTGACCGCAGCGTGACCGGAGGCCGGCGGCCGGGGGAAGGGCGTTCGATGCACGTCACCCTGATAGGCGACAGTCCCGGCGGGTGGGAGCGGGGCGGGGCGCACCCCAAACCGGGTGACCGCAGCGGCGCGCCCGCGCACGGAATGTGACGACATTCCCTTCGTACTCTCTTCGGACACGTGATCTGCCTCACGGTCTTCGCGAGCCGCCTCGCGCGTCTCCTAGGGTGTCCCGCAGTGACTTCCTTCGACTCCTCCCCCACCCTCACCGCCTGGCGCGCCCTGCTCGCGCTCGCGGTCGTGTTCATGATGCTGGCGACCACCGGCTGGACCGCAGTACGACATCAGAGCGGTCCCCGCGACGGTCTCGAGGCTGAGCTCGCGGGCTGGGCCAAGGCCCGGGTCGGGGTGCGGGCGCTGCCCGATCCGGATTCACCGCCGCAGCGCCTCGCCGCGTTCTTCGGTTCCATCGGCAGCACGCAGCGGGCCCGTCTCGCCGACCGGTACCCCCTCCTCGTCGGCAATCTCAACGGGGCTCCGGTCACCCTGCGCTACCGCGCCAACCGCAAGGCCCTCGCGCTCTCGCTGACGGAGGAGCGCAAGCGCGCGAAGGACGTCAACCTGACCACGGCCGGCCATCACCAGGCCGTCCGCCGTATGCACCGCTTCGAGGCACTCATGAGCCCCGAGCGGCAGATCCTCGCCTTCGATCCGTCCGGTCCCGGCAAGGTCGCCGAGGTGCTCGGCGACCTCGACCGGGCCCAGCGGGTGTCGGTGATCGTCCCAGGCGTCGACACCAATCTGCTCACCTTCCAGAGGACCTCGCGCAAGTACACCGCGCCGGCGGGCATGGCGGAGTCCCTGTACGCCGCCGAGCGGGCCGCGTCCCCGCGTACGCGTACGGCGGTCATCGCGTGGGCCGACTACACCGCACCCGCCGGTATCGGCATGGACTCGGCCACGGGCCGCCGCGCCGAGGACGGTGCGGTGCGCCTGGCCGCACTCACGGGCGCGCTGCCCGGCCGCTCCAAGATCGCGCTGTTCTGCCACAGTTACGGCTCCGTCGTGTGCGGTGTCGCCGCGCGCCATCTGCCCGCCCGCGTGCGTGATGTGGCGGTGGCCGGCAGCCCCGGCATGCGCGCCGAGAACGTGGCCGGGCTCCACGCCCGGGCCCGCGTCTGGGCGATGCGGGATCGGGACGACTGGATCCAGGACGTGCCGCATCTGGCGGTCGGCGGCCTCGGCCACGGCGAGGACCCGGTCACCCCGGAGTTCGGCGCGCGGGTGCTGTCCGCGGCGGACGCGGTCGGTCACACCGGCTATTTCGAGCCGGGTACGGAGAGCGTCAGCAACTTCGCCGAGATAGGCGTCGGTTCCTACGACGGAGTGACCTGTCACAGCGGCGACGACACGTGCCGCAGTGGTATTTACGGCAACGAAGCGGCCTGACGCGCGTAGAGCATCGTGGCCGGGCCTGAGCACCGAGGGGCGACGCGAGGGCACGCGCCGCCTACGATGAGGCGTATGGGTGATGTTCTGGCCGGAATTCAAGCCACTTGGGAGTTCGAGACCGACTCCGTGCTCATCCGCTTCGAACGGGGACTCCGCGCGCCGAAGCTGTTCCAGACGCTTCGCGAACGCCGAATCCCCCACGAGGCGTTGGCGTCGGTGACCCTCTCCCCGGGCAAGCGCGGCACGGTGGTGCTGCACGCTGCGCCCAGACCCGGTGCCGATCCGCTGATGGATGCCGCGGCCGGGCAGCTGAAGGAGGGCTGCGACCCGTACCGGCTGGTGCTGCCCGCGGAGCGCGAGACACTCGCCGAGTACTACGCCGACGAACTGCGCGCCCTGCTCCCCGCCGATGCCGAAACCCCGGCCGAGCGGTACGCCGTGGCCGCGCCCGAGGGCCCGATGCACTTCAAGGCGTACGACGGAAAGGCCTTCTTCGACGGCTCGATGGTCTCGTTCCGCTGGTCCCGGACGGCCGCGTCGTCCGCCAAGTGGCGGGCGGGCGACCAGAGTTTCCCGGTGACGGAGCTGAGCGGCCTGGAGTGGCGCTCGCCGGAGGCGTTCGACGGGTATCTGAGGCTGCTGCGCCACGGTGACGATCCGGGTGACGAGTCGGCCGCGCCCAGGCAGGTGGACCAGGATCCTGCGTCGGTGCTCTTCGGGGTGAGCCGCGGGCCGGTGCACGAGTCGCTGCCCTTCGCCGCGGCGGTGCTGGAGTCCGTACGCAACAGTGGCTCCGCGCCGGTGATGGCGCTGCGGGCGGGGCGGCGCGACCCGGCGGACATCGCCGAGCGGATACGGCACCTCGGGGAGCTGCACCAGGCGGGCCTGGTGACGGACGAGGAGTTCAGCACCAAGAAGGCACAGCTGCTCGCGGAGCTGTGAGTCGTGTGCGAGTGACGGAGCCCGCCGCGGCACTGCTCGCGGCGGGCAACGCTTCGGCCCGTACGGCTACTCGCGCGCCGCCGACGTCGACGACATGTCCGGGTAGCGGTCCCCCGCCACCTGCCCGGCGATCGGCTCCAGCACCACCAGCTCCTCCGCGGTCAGCTTCAGCCGGGTGGCGCCGACGTTCTCGAGCAGCCGGCTGGTCCTGCGGGTGCCCGGGATCGGCACGACGGCGAGCGAGTGCACGTCGGCCCGATGCTGCACCCACGCGAGGGCCACATGCGCCGCCGTCGCCCCGTGCGCCGCGGCGATCTTGTGGACCGGCTCCAGGAGCGCGGCGTTGGTCTTGGCGTTGTCGCCGGTGAAGCGCGGCTGGTGCCTGCGGAAGTCGCCCTGGGACAGGTCCTTGCCCGCGTCGGCGAAAGCTCCGGTGAGGAAGCCGCGGCCGAGCGGCGAGTACGGCACGAACGCGACGCCGAGCTCGGCCGCCGCGCCCACCGCGCTGCGCTCCACGTCCCGGCTGAACAGCGACCACTCCGACTGCAGCGCGGCGATCGGATGCACGGCGTGCGCCTCGCGCAGCTCGGCACCGGTGACCTCGCTCAGCCCCAGGTGCCTGACGAGGCCGCGCTCCACCAGTTCGGCCATCGCGCCGACGGACTCGGCGAGCGGCACGGCCGGGTCGCGGCGGTGCATGTAGTACAGGTCGATGACATCGGTCCTCAGCCGCCGCAGGCTCCCCTCGACGGCCTTGCGGATGTACGCCGGGTCATTGCGGACAGCCCGGAACTTCGAGTCGTCACTCCGCTCGATGGCGAACTTCGTGGCCAGGGTGATCTCGTCGCGGTGCGCTCCGACGAACGGCGCGAGAAACTCCTCGTTCGCCCCCCGCCCGTACGCGTCCGCCGTGTCGAAGAGCGTGACGCCCGCCTCCAGCGCCGCCTCCAGGGTCTCCCGGGCAGCCGCCAGGTCGGTCTCCCCGTAGAACTCGCTCATGCCCATGCAGCCCAGGCCCTGTATGCCGACCAGCGGTCCGCCGGTGCCGAGCCGCACCTGGGCGATCTTGCCGTCACTCCTCGAGAATTCAGCCATCAGGTTTCAGAGCCTCTCCGACGCCCGCCGGGCGTCCGCATAAAAGTCGATCTTGTGATCCAGCACGGCGAGCGTGTCCTGCAGCTCCGCGATGCGCCTGCGCACATCGCGCCGCGTCCGCTGCAGCAGCTCCTGCCGTGCCTCGAAGGTGTGCTCGCCCTCGCGCACCAGCTCGGCATAGCGGACCATGTCCGCGACCGGCATCCCGGTCAGCCGCAGCTTGCCGACGAAGGCGAGCCAGTCCAGATCGCGATTGGTGAAGCGCCGCTGCCCGGTGTGCGACCGGTCGACGTGCGGCATCAGCCCGATCCGCTCGTACCAGCGCAGGGTGTGCGCGGTGAGCCCGGTGAAAGCGACGACCTCGCTGATCGTGTAGCGGTCCTGGCCCTCGGGGCGGGGATGCGCAGGGGGAGCCGACTTGCAGAGGTCCACTCGTACCTGCGTGCTCTCGATCAGCGTCATGTCCTCAACGCTAAAACCTTCGAGTGCACTTCAAGCAAGCAGAAATGGATGGCAGTTTCCCGGCGACGCCCCATAACCTCCAAGACCATGAGCCTCGCACGACGCGCCACCCCCGATGACGCCGAAGAGCTGGTCCGCCTCCGCAAGGTCATGCAGGACTCGTATCTCGGGCCGTTCCGCGAGCGCGGCGTACGCAAGATCGACCTGCGGGCCTCCTCCGACGGCGAGCCCCTGTACACCTCGCTCGGCTTCGTCCGCACCCCTGATCCGGCGATGAGACTCACCCTTTAGGCTCGTACGCATGCAGAGCCTGGCGATGATCGAGAACTGGCCGGTACCGACCGCGGCGGCCGCCGTCGTACGAGCGGACGGCACCGTCGCCGGATCGCACGGCCTGCTCGCGCACCGCTTCGCGCTCGCCTCCGTCACCAAGCCGCTCACGGCCTACGCGGCGCTCGTGGCGTACGAGGAAGGGGCCATCGAGCTCGACGAACCGGCGGGCCCCGAGGGCTCCACGGTCCGTCATCTGCTCGCCCACACCTCCGGCCTGGCCTTCGACGAGCACCGCGTGACGGCCCCGCCCGGTACCCGCAGGCTGTACTCCAACGCGGGCTTCGAGGCGCTCGGCGACCACATCGCCAAGGCGACGGGCATCCCGTTCGCGGAGTATCTGCGCCAGGCCGTCCTCGAACCACTGCGCATGACGGCGACCACGCTGGAGGGCTCCCCCGCGAAGGACGGCGTCTCGACGGTCGACGACCTGGTGCGCTTCGCCGCAGAGGTGCAGGCGCCGCGGCTGCTGGACGCCCGTACCGTCCTCGAGGCCATGACGGTCGTGCACCCGGGCCTGTCAGGCATCCTTCCCGGCTACGGGCACCAGAAGCCGAACGACTGGGGTCTTGGCTTCGAGATCCGGGACTCCAAGACACCGCACTGGACGGGCAGTTCGTCCTCGCCCCGCACCTTCGGCCACTTCGGGCAGTCGGGCACGTTCCTGTGGATCGATCCGGATGCGGGCGCGGCGTGCGTGGCGCTCACGGACCGGCCCTTCGGGCAGTGGGCGATCGACGCGTGGCCGCCGTTCACGGACGCGGTGCTGGCGGAGCTGAGCTGAGTACCGGTCTCAGGACCGGTCTCAGGACCGGTCTCAGGACCGGTCTCAGGACTCGTACAGCTCCCAGAGCAGCAGCTCGGCCTGAACCACGGCGGCCAGCTCAAGGCCGTCCGCGTCCGTGATCCGCGCCGCGTCCCCCTGGGCCAACTCCGCATCGACCAGACGCACTTCGCCCCGCACCACATGCACGTACACCGCCGGCGCGTCCGGCACTGCCGTGCGCTCTCCTGGGGAGAGGCGGCGGACATGCAGCATCGCGCCCGCCTCGGGGAGTGCGTAGGGCGTCGAGTCCGCGATACCGCGCACGATCTCGTACGCGGGATCGCCGCCCGGCGTCAGCGGAGCAAGCCACATCTGCACGAAGGTCAGCGGCACGTCCGCGTCATTGCGCTCCACATGACGCACGCCGTCCGCGGAGCTGAGCCGCTGGACGTCGCCGGGCCGGACGACGGTCGCACGGCCCGTCGAGTCGCGATGGGTCAGCTCGCCCTCGACGACCCAGGTGACGATCTCGGTGTGGCTGTGCGGATGCTCGTCGAACCCGGCACCGGGATCGAGACGCTCCTCGTTGCAGGCGAGGATCGCACCGAATCGCAGGTTGTCGGGGTCGTAGTGCTGCCCGAAGGAGAAGGCGTGCAGGGACTCGATGCCCGAGGCGGGATCGCCGCCGCGGAAGCGGTCGGCGGAGCGCCGTACGTCAATCACGACTCCCACCGTAGACCCGGGAAGGGGGCCCGATGCGCGTACCGGAGCCCCGCCACTCCGCTCAGCCGTCCCGATAAGGCAATCTTGTCCCCGTGCCCGAACCTGCAGCGAACTCCGCCCACCCGCATACCGCGACCCTGCGCCGTCTGGAGCAGTCCTCCGGCCGGCTCGCCGCGAACGCCATCGCACGCATGGACGAGACGCTGCCGTGGTACCGCGCGATGCCCCCGGAGAACCGGTCGTGGATCGGCCTTGTCGCCCAGGCCGGTATCGCCGCGTTCACCGAGTGGTTCCGGCATCCGGAGACCCCGCAGGCGATCTCGACCGACGTCTTCGGCACGGCTCCGCGCGAGCTGACCCGCGCGATCACCCTGCGCCAGACCGTCGAGATGGTGCGCACCACCATCGAGGTCATGGAGGCGGCGATCGAGGAGGTCGCGGCGCCCGGTGACGAGTCCGTACTGCGCGAGGCCCTGCTCGTCTACGCACGCGAGATCGCCTTCGCGACCGCGCAGGTGTACGCGCAGGCCGCCGAGGCCCGCGGCGCCTGGGACGCCCGGCTCGAATCGCTGGTCGTCAACGCCGTACTGTCCGGCGAGGCCGACGAGGGGGCGGTGTCCCGCGCAGCCGCGCTCGGCTGGAACTCCCCCGAGCACGTCTGCGTCATCCTCGGCACCGCGCCCGACGGCGACAGCGAACTCACCGTCGAGGCCATCCGCCGGGCCGCCCGGCACGCCAAGCTCCAGGTCCTCACCGGAGTCCTCGGCGACCGGCTCGTCGTCATCGCGGGCGGCAGCGACAACCCGCTCCAGGTCGCCAAGGCCCTGATCGGGCCTTATGCCGCGGGTCCGGTGGTCGCGGGGCCCGTCGTGCCCGACCTGCTCGCCGCCACCAAGTCCGCGCAGGCCGCGGCCGCCGGGCTCAAGGCGTGTTCCGCCTGGCAGGACGCCCCCCGCCCGGTCCTCGCGGACGATCTGCTGCCGGAGCGCGCGATCGCATCGGACCCGGGCGCGCGGGAGCAATTGGTGGAGGAGATCTACAGACCGCTGGAAGAAGCGGGGTCGGCGCTTCTGGAAACCTTGAGCGTCTATCTGGAGCAGGCGAGTAGCCTCGAGGGCGCTGCAAGAATGCTCTTCGTCCACCCCAACACCGTGCGCTACCGGCTGCGACGTGTGACCGACGTCACCGGATGGTCACCCTCCGATGTTCGCTCCGCGTTCACGCTGCGGATTGCGCTCATCCTCGGGCGTCTGGCCGACGCAGATTCGCAGCCCTAGACTTTTGTCGAACACCAACAATTCCCCTGACGTTTCTTGGTCCCTGTCCCCACGGGCGGTTGGAGCCGTCCACAAGAGAAAGTGTGAGGGTGCTCGTACTCGTCGCTCCCGGCCAAGGCGCTCAGACGCCCGGCTTCCTGACTCCCTGGCTCGACCTCCCCGGCGCTGCCGACCGCATTGCGGCCTGGTCCGACGCCATCGAGCTCGACCTTGCCCACTACGGCACGAAGGCCGACGCGGACGAGATCCGCGACACCGCCGTGGCACAGCCGCTCCTCGTCGCCGCCGGCCTGCTCTCGGCCGCGGCGCTCGGTGAGGTTCGCCCCGGCGCCGTCGCAGGTCACAGCGTCGGCGAAATCACCGCGGCCACATTCGCCGGTGTCCTCGACGAGGTCGCCGCACTCGGTTTCGTCCGTACGCGCGGACTGGCCATGGCCGAGGCCGCCGCGGTCACCGAGACCGGTATGTCGGCCGTCCTCGGCGGTGACCCCGAGCAGGTCGTCGCCCATCTCGAAAGCCTCGGCCTGACCCCGGCGAACGTGAACGGAGCCGGCCAGATCGTCGCCGCAGGCACCGCCGAGCAACTGGCGGCACTGGCCGAGAACAAGCCGGAGAAGGCCCGTGTCATCGCACTGAAGGTGGCCGGCGCGTTCCACACGCACCACATGGCGCCCGCGGTCGCGGCCCTCAAGGAGGCTGCCCGGA includes:
- a CDS encoding ACP S-malonyltransferase; translated protein: MLVLVAPGQGAQTPGFLTPWLDLPGAADRIAAWSDAIELDLAHYGTKADADEIRDTAVAQPLLVAAGLLSAAALGEVRPGAVAGHSVGEITAATFAGVLDEVAALGFVRTRGLAMAEAAAVTETGMSAVLGGDPEQVVAHLESLGLTPANVNGAGQIVAAGTAEQLAALAENKPEKARVIALKVAGAFHTHHMAPAVAALKEAARNLTVSDPVLPYVSNKDGHIVSTGDEVIARLVGQVANPVRWDLCMETFKEQGVTALVEVCPGGTLTGLAKRALPGVQTLALKTPDDLDAARTLVAEHSA